From the genome of Deinococcota bacterium:
AGAACCATCTTGCAGCTAGTCGTCATCGGGGACATTCACGCGCAGGAGGAAAAGTTCTGGACGCTGCTTGGGGAAGCCGGGCTGGTCGATGACGAGCACAGGCCGAGCGCGCTGCTCAGGCAGGAGGAGACGAGGCTCATCTTGCTGGGCGACCTCGTTCACGCCAAGAGCCGCGCCCGCTACCGCGAGCTCGCCGGCGTCGAACGCTACGACGAGTACGACCCCGAGCACCTGCGCTGCGCGGAACGGGCGCAGGAGGCCTTTTTGCACCGCGTCAAAGGCTTCGCCCAAGCGCTGCCCGAGGGCAAGATCGACATCCTCATGGGCAACCACGACTTCAACGCCGTCACCAGGAGCCAGGGCCCGCTGCGCACCGACGACATCTCGCACCTCGAGTGGAAGGAGGGCTACGGCGGCACGCTGGACCCCGAACTGGCGGACTGGATCGGGAGCTGGAAGAGCGAGCTGGTCCTAGCCGGCATCCACTTCGCCCACGTCGGGCCGCTGCCCGAGCACAACCGCTACGACACCGGCTTCTACATCGAAAACCGCCGCCGCTGGATCTACGAGGAGCGCGACGTGCTCGCCGAAACGCCCTACCGGCTGGGCGTCTACGGCCACACCCCGGTGCGCGGCGGCGTCAACATCGCCTCGCAGGGCCGCGCCATCCTGCTCGACACCAACGGCCACGGCCGCGAGTACGCCTACCTCAAGATCGACATCTGCGACGACGCCTACAGGCTCGAGATGAGAGGGCTCTTCTTCGACGAGAGGATGAGCCGGTAAAAGAGTAGGGCTGAGGACTGAGAGGAAAAGATGTTCCTCAGTCCCGGTCCCCCGTCCCCAGCCCTCAGTCCTGTACACTGGGTTTATGTCCGTCGAGGTCTGCTCCTACCGTCTCAGCCTGCGCGGCAAGTCCGTCGGTAGCCAGGTCTTGCGCACCCAGACCAGCCGCCACCAGGTCAGGCTCGAGGCCAGGCTCACGCTCCAGGGCAGCCTGGGCCAGGCGACCGTCACCCAGACGAGCAGCCTGCACACGCCCTCGCTCCTCAGCCAGCTGTTCAGCGAGACCCAGCAGGACAACCAGGAAAAGCGCCACTACCAGGTGGCCTTCGACGAGCGGAGCGGCCTGGTGCGAGCGTCTTGCGGCAAGGACAGCGCCGAGGTGCCCTACAGCCGGCCCTACCGCGACCCGCTAGGCCTCCTGCACCTCATTCGCGCCCTGCCGGAGAACGAAACCTCCCTGCGCGTGCCCATGCTCGGCAAGGACGTGGTGGTCGAGCGGCTGCCCGATGCCGAGCTGAGAACGGCCCTGGGCAACAGGGCGGCCAGGGTCTACGCGCTCTATCCGGGCCACGCCTACGTGTTCGTGGACTGCGAGGCGCCCCACACCATCCTAAAGCTCTCGCAGCGGCTCGAGGCCGGCCTCCTGGACGCGCTCATCGTCAGGGTCAGCCAGGAGGACGAGATGCCCTCCGGCGAGGGCCGGCCCTCGCTCGAACGCGGGCGCGGGAGCAAGCGGCGCAACCGCCGCAGCGGGAGAAAACGCATGTCCAAACGCCGCCAAGCCGATTAGCCG
Proteins encoded in this window:
- a CDS encoding DUF3108 domain-containing protein, which produces MSVEVCSYRLSLRGKSVGSQVLRTQTSRHQVRLEARLTLQGSLGQATVTQTSSLHTPSLLSQLFSETQQDNQEKRHYQVAFDERSGLVRASCGKDSAEVPYSRPYRDPLGLLHLIRALPENETSLRVPMLGKDVVVERLPDAELRTALGNRAARVYALYPGHAYVFVDCEAPHTILKLSQRLEAGLLDALIVRVSQEDEMPSGEGRPSLERGRGSKRRNRRSGRKRMSKRRQAD
- a CDS encoding metallophosphoesterase, which translates into the protein MQLVVIGDIHAQEEKFWTLLGEAGLVDDEHRPSALLRQEETRLILLGDLVHAKSRARYRELAGVERYDEYDPEHLRCAERAQEAFLHRVKGFAQALPEGKIDILMGNHDFNAVTRSQGPLRTDDISHLEWKEGYGGTLDPELADWIGSWKSELVLAGIHFAHVGPLPEHNRYDTGFYIENRRRWIYEERDVLAETPYRLGVYGHTPVRGGVNIASQGRAILLDTNGHGREYAYLKIDICDDAYRLEMRGLFFDERMSR